Proteins found in one Methylobacter sp. S3L5C genomic segment:
- the pyrE gene encoding orotate phosphoribosyltransferase: MLDYQKDFIAYALDCGVLKFGEFLLKSGRTSPYFFNTGLFNTGAQLGKLGHFYAQALIQSDIKPDILYGPAYKGIPLVSTTSIAYAQLTGKDIPFAFNRKEVKDHGEGGSLVGAPLQGKVVILDDVITAGTSVRESVEIIKHAGAIPAGVLIALDRQEKGLNDSSAIQEVQERFNMPVVAIITLANIIAYLTAQSSDQLNAIQDYQNRYGI, from the coding sequence ATGCTTGATTATCAAAAAGACTTTATCGCCTACGCACTGGATTGCGGTGTATTAAAATTTGGCGAGTTCCTGTTAAAGTCAGGACGCACCAGTCCTTATTTTTTCAATACCGGCCTTTTCAATACCGGCGCTCAACTGGGAAAATTGGGACATTTTTATGCCCAGGCATTGATTCAATCCGACATAAAACCGGATATTCTTTATGGACCGGCCTACAAAGGTATCCCGCTGGTCAGCACGACATCTATCGCCTACGCTCAATTAACCGGCAAAGATATTCCCTTTGCTTTCAACCGCAAAGAAGTAAAAGATCATGGCGAAGGCGGCAGTCTGGTCGGTGCGCCATTGCAAGGCAAGGTTGTTATTTTGGATGACGTGATTACTGCCGGTACATCCGTCAGAGAGTCGGTAGAAATAATAAAGCATGCAGGCGCGATTCCTGCAGGCGTCTTAATTGCGCTGGATCGCCAGGAAAAGGGCCTCAACGACAGTTCCGCTATTCAGGAAGTTCAGGAGCGTTTTAACATGCCGGTTGTTGCCATCATTACTTTGGCAAATATTATTGCTTATTTAACAGCCCAGTCTAGCGATCAGCTTAACGCTATCCAAGACTATCAAAATCGTTACGGCATTTAA
- the smbP gene encoding small metal-binding protein SmbP produces the protein MILIKIYKKILSVTFLTAATLFTGTVSAAYVPYKGPAVVPDKAIEKVAEKPTITEPAEVTEKAAEKSTIAEPTEVTEKAAEKPTVAEPAEVTEKAAEKPTAAKPAEVTEKAAEKSTAVEPAEKPAKTHSVQSLEHAKSAAIHGNAGHASVLAEHAKTALEHAQSAEKILEGNPKIHMTEAVTHLNDAIKHAEMDRADVATEHINQAITHITASIE, from the coding sequence TTGATACTCATTAAAATATATAAAAAGATCTTATCCGTTACATTCCTGACCGCTGCGACCCTGTTCACAGGAACAGTATCTGCGGCTTACGTCCCATATAAAGGCCCGGCAGTCGTACCAGATAAAGCAATCGAAAAAGTCGCTGAAAAACCCACGATAACTGAGCCAGCGGAAGTAACCGAAAAAGCGGCTGAAAAATCCACGATAGCTGAACCAACTGAAGTAACCGAAAAAGCTGCTGAAAAACCCACGGTAGCTGAACCGGCTGAAGTAACCGAAAAAGCTGCTGAAAAACCCACGGCAGCTAAACCGGCTGAAGTAACCGAAAAAGCCGCTGAAAAATCCACGGCAGTTGAGCCGGCTGAAAAACCTGCAAAAACCCATTCAGTTCAATCACTGGAACATGCAAAATCTGCCGCCATACATGGCAACGCTGGCCACGCAAGTGTTTTAGCGGAGCATGCAAAGACAGCACTTGAGCACGCACAAAGTGCTGAAAAAATACTGGAAGGTAATCCTAAAATACACATGACAGAAGCAGTTACACACCTTAATGACGCAATAAAACATGCTGAGATGGATCGTGCTGATGTTGCAACAGAACATATTAACCAAGCGATCACCCACATAACAGCATCCATTGAATAA
- a CDS encoding branched-chain amino acid transaminase, giving the protein MTMDDRDGLIWLDGAWVDWREAKVHVLTHTLHYGLGVFEGIRAYHTEKGTAIFRMQEHTDRLFRSAHIMNMAMPFTKDEMNQVHRDAVAKNNLDSAYIRPMCFYGSEGMGLRADNLKVHVMVAAWSWGAYLGADSIEHGIRIRTSSYVRNHHNSTMCKAKANGNYINSILALQEALSNGYDEALMLDHEGFAAEGSAENLFIVRNGKIYTPETTSALEGITRDTVMTIAREQGYEVIEKRITRDEIYVADEAFFTGSAAEVTPIRELDNRKIGCGSRGVVTEQLQSLYFDYVHGRREDHAEWLTYVN; this is encoded by the coding sequence ATGACAATGGACGATAGAGACGGCTTAATTTGGCTGGATGGCGCATGGGTTGATTGGCGTGAAGCGAAAGTCCATGTACTGACGCATACTTTGCATTATGGATTGGGCGTATTTGAAGGCATAAGAGCCTATCACACTGAAAAAGGCACCGCTATTTTCAGAATGCAAGAACATACGGACCGCCTGTTCCGTTCTGCGCACATCATGAATATGGCCATGCCGTTTACTAAGGATGAGATGAATCAGGTGCATCGTGATGCGGTTGCCAAGAACAATCTGGATAGCGCCTATATTCGGCCTATGTGTTTTTATGGTTCTGAAGGTATGGGACTTCGGGCTGATAACCTGAAGGTTCATGTCATGGTTGCTGCCTGGTCGTGGGGCGCTTACTTGGGCGCTGACAGCATCGAGCATGGAATTCGTATTCGCACCTCTTCTTATGTGCGCAATCATCACAACAGCACCATGTGTAAAGCCAAAGCCAACGGTAATTACATTAATTCCATTTTGGCTCTGCAAGAAGCGTTGTCGAATGGTTACGATGAAGCCTTAATGCTTGATCATGAAGGTTTTGCGGCAGAAGGCAGTGCTGAAAATTTGTTTATCGTACGTAACGGTAAAATTTACACGCCAGAAACTACCTCCGCACTGGAAGGCATTACCCGTGATACCGTGATGACGATTGCACGCGAGCAAGGTTATGAAGTGATTGAGAAACGGATTACCCGCGATGAGATTTATGTCGCTGATGAAGCCTTCTTTACCGGTTCTGCTGCTGAAGTAACGCCAATCAGAGAGCTCGATAATCGTAAAATAGGTTGTGGTAGTCGTGGTGTCGTGACCGAGCAATTACAATCATTATATTTTGATTATGTACATGGACGCAGAGAAGACCATGCCGAGTGGTTAACTTACGTTAATTAA
- a CDS encoding methyltransferase domain-containing protein, whose protein sequence is MKLHIGGETIKEGWKILNIFEKPGVDFIGDISNLSMFEDDSFSEVYASHVFEHVTQAKVFDTLKGIRRILKPSGKFYISVPDLDILCHTFIDPIASQDVKFHVMRMMFGGQVDAHDFHFFGWNQLFLFDFLRRTGFSDANRVDSFGLFNDTSDYKPYGFPISLNVIAIK, encoded by the coding sequence ATGAAACTTCATATTGGTGGCGAAACAATTAAAGAAGGTTGGAAAATACTCAATATATTTGAAAAACCTGGTGTCGACTTTATTGGCGATATAAGTAACTTAAGTATGTTTGAGGATGATAGTTTTTCAGAGGTTTATGCAAGTCATGTATTTGAGCATGTTACTCAGGCCAAAGTTTTTGATACGCTTAAAGGGATAAGGCGAATTTTAAAGCCATCTGGTAAATTTTATATTTCTGTTCCTGACTTAGATATCCTTTGTCACACATTTATTGATCCAATAGCATCTCAGGATGTAAAATTTCATGTAATGAGGATGATGTTCGGGGGGCAAGTAGATGCCCATGATTTTCATTTTTTCGGGTGGAACCAGCTCTTTTTGTTTGATTTTTTAAGGCGGACTGGTTTTAGCGATGCTAACCGAGTTGATTCATTTGGGTTATTCAATGACACAAGCGATTACAAGCCGTATGGCTTTCCTATTAGCTTAAATGTCATAGCAATAAAGTAA
- a CDS encoding DUF2934 domain-containing protein, translated as MMSLKIKNKVNSASETSGDTIFLPDRDARIAELAYYRAESRGFEPGHELEDWLEAEQEFLL; from the coding sequence ATGATGTCGTTAAAAATTAAAAACAAAGTAAATTCAGCTTCCGAAACATCAGGCGATACCATATTTCTTCCAGATCGTGATGCGAGGATTGCCGAGCTTGCCTATTACAGGGCCGAAAGTAGAGGTTTCGAACCGGGACACGAACTTGAGGACTGGCTTGAGGCAGAGCAAGAATTTTTACTGTAG
- the waaF gene encoding lipopolysaccharide heptosyltransferase II, producing the protein MKNPPRILVVGPSWVGDMVMAQSLFITLKNAQPDCQIDVLAPSWSFALLARMPQVAKAIAMPLVHGQFGLLDRIKLGRKLRAEGYDQAIVLPNSWKSALIPYFADIPVRTGYVGECRWGLLNDARKLDKSLLTMTVQRFVALGLPDTAQLPPEYSVPELVINPDQQNSVIEKFHLNVKVAENGNAIDRVSESVTRQNNASSVGLRFRSVIASVLLPWSDKPTYPSPEKILALCPGAEYGAAKRWPASYYAQVARQKIAEGWQVWLFGSDKDKAVAEQINAEVSGQCIDFSGRTSLAEAVDLLSLVDAVVTNDSGLMHVAAALDKKIIALYGSSDPHFTPPLNAKAHVISLHLDCSPCFKRECPLGHTRCLNDISPEQVIAVI; encoded by the coding sequence TTGAAGAACCCCCCCAGGATTCTGGTCGTCGGTCCCTCATGGGTTGGCGATATGGTGATGGCGCAAAGCCTGTTTATCACGTTAAAAAATGCCCAACCTGATTGTCAAATTGATGTTTTGGCACCGTCATGGTCATTTGCTTTGCTGGCAAGAATGCCGCAAGTTGCAAAAGCTATCGCGATGCCTTTAGTGCATGGCCAATTTGGTTTGCTGGATAGAATTAAGCTGGGCAGGAAGTTACGGGCTGAAGGTTACGATCAGGCAATCGTATTGCCAAACTCCTGGAAATCGGCATTAATTCCTTATTTTGCCGATATCCCCGTTCGTACCGGTTATGTTGGTGAATGTCGCTGGGGCTTGCTGAACGATGCCAGAAAGCTGGATAAAAGTTTACTGACCATGACGGTTCAACGCTTTGTTGCCTTAGGTTTGCCGGATACGGCGCAATTGCCGCCTGAGTATTCGGTTCCTGAACTTGTTATTAACCCGGATCAGCAAAATAGCGTTATCGAAAAATTCCATTTAAACGTAAAAGTTGCTGAAAATGGCAACGCTATTGATCGGGTTAGCGAAAGCGTAACCCGACAAAATAATGCGTCTAGTGTTGGGTTACGCTTTCGCTCGGTCATTGCTTCGGTATTACTTCCCTGGAGTGATAAGCCAACTTATCCGTCCCCGGAGAAAATATTGGCTTTATGTCCTGGTGCTGAATATGGTGCAGCAAAACGTTGGCCGGCAAGTTATTATGCCCAAGTTGCACGACAAAAAATTGCTGAAGGCTGGCAAGTTTGGCTGTTTGGTTCTGATAAAGATAAAGCAGTGGCTGAACAAATTAATGCTGAAGTTTCCGGGCAATGTATTGATTTTAGTGGCAGGACATCATTAGCTGAAGCTGTCGATTTGCTATCACTGGTTGATGCCGTGGTGACTAATGATTCCGGTTTGATGCATGTTGCAGCCGCGCTGGACAAAAAAATAATCGCTCTTTATGGCTCGTCCGATCCACACTTTACGCCGCCACTTAATGCCAAGGCTCATGTTATCAGTTTACATCTTGATTGCTCTCCGTGTTTTAAACGTGAGTGCCCGTTAGGTCATACCCGGTGTTTGAATGATATAAGTCCTGAGCAAGTGATTGCTGTTATTTAA
- a CDS encoding Hsp20/alpha crystallin family protein has protein sequence MIKNPIIIAIATVLVIVLGIQSYVIFNLNESLKQFSAQENSTDNPKAKIPKLPKPGSDNELFKDQLWNPYEEMQHMQNEMEQLFGDSFSRFHLNAPLGSLSKIPDVDLQEKPDQYIVTVNAPGADESSIDVKQEDQVLNISIKTEHAKDETDAKKGKYQYRERFVGQFQRALTLPGPANAAKMTTKYDNGVLTITIPKT, from the coding sequence ATGATAAAAAATCCAATAATAATTGCTATAGCCACCGTACTGGTTATTGTCTTGGGTATACAATCTTATGTAATCTTTAATTTGAATGAAAGCCTCAAGCAATTTAGTGCACAGGAAAACAGCACCGACAACCCTAAAGCTAAAATACCCAAGCTACCCAAGCCAGGCTCTGATAACGAACTATTTAAAGATCAGCTATGGAATCCTTACGAAGAAATGCAACATATGCAAAATGAAATGGAACAACTTTTTGGTGATTCCTTTTCGCGCTTCCATTTAAATGCGCCCTTAGGCAGCTTAAGTAAAATACCTGACGTCGATTTACAAGAAAAACCAGATCAATATATCGTAACTGTTAATGCACCGGGTGCCGATGAGTCTTCAATAGACGTTAAACAGGAAGATCAAGTGTTAAACATTTCAATTAAAACGGAACACGCAAAGGATGAAACTGATGCTAAAAAGGGAAAATATCAGTACCGCGAGCGTTTTGTTGGCCAATTTCAAAGAGCATTAACCTTACCCGGACCGGCTAACGCAGCCAAAATGACAACTAAATATGATAATGGCGTGTTGACCATTACGATTCCAAAGACATAG
- a CDS encoding IS982 family transposase, which yields MAFYLFGVIDKNRELKKIYGYAERHLREWFPKLPGYTAFVQRLNKVADVFAPLLEIIQQEQEAKNQGQVWLIDSFPVALAKQGHKFKARVASELADAGYCSTKKLYYYGVRVHIVGRRQAGTLPNTEYIGVTGASCHDGTVFNQIKPELNNNALYGDKAYHRSDAKEVREAQNLTVLTPVKKQKGQTYLEPQDQWLSTVISRVRQPIETLFGWIEQQTGIECAGKVRSYNGLMVHVFGKLAAAMFFWNHLRVSS from the coding sequence ATAGCGTTCTACCTATTTGGGGTCATTGATAAAAATAGAGAACTAAAAAAGATCTATGGTTATGCCGAGCGTCATTTGCGCGAATGGTTTCCGAAATTGCCCGGTTACACCGCTTTTGTGCAACGACTAAATAAAGTGGCTGATGTTTTCGCGCCATTGCTGGAAATCATTCAGCAAGAGCAAGAAGCAAAAAATCAAGGACAAGTCTGGTTGATAGATTCTTTTCCGGTGGCGCTGGCCAAGCAAGGACACAAGTTTAAAGCGCGCGTAGCAAGCGAGTTAGCCGATGCAGGTTATTGTTCAACCAAAAAATTATACTATTATGGGGTTCGGGTTCATATCGTCGGGCGTCGCCAAGCGGGTACATTGCCTAACACTGAATATATTGGTGTAACGGGAGCAAGTTGCCATGATGGGACAGTATTTAATCAGATTAAGCCTGAATTGAATAACAACGCGCTTTATGGCGACAAGGCCTATCACCGATCCGATGCAAAAGAAGTCAGAGAGGCTCAAAACCTGACGGTATTAACGCCGGTGAAAAAACAAAAAGGCCAAACGTATTTGGAGCCACAGGATCAATGGTTATCGACGGTCATTTCTCGTGTCCGACAACCCATTGAAACCTTATTCGGCTGGATTGAGCAACAAACCGGCATTGAATGCGCTGGCAAAGTGCGATCATACAACGGTCTAATGGTTCATGTATTTGGCAAGTTGGCCGCCGCCATGTTCTTTTGGAATCATTTACGAGTTAGCTCTTAA
- a CDS encoding L,D-transpeptidase family protein yields MRFLDLTIFLMLWLIATKTASATTYNLPENPDNNVISQYPDNTVFIRAKQDETLLDIALRFSLGQMEIVHLNQKVDRWLVKKGEVVRLANRRILPDTPHKDIVLNLSEYRLYYYPNAQPDMPAQVMSYATGIGRQDWRTPLGYTRVSKKERNPSWYPPESIRREHARNDDPLPRVVPPGPHNPLGAYALHLALRGYLIHGTDIDKIYGIGMQITHGCVRMYPNDIEELYYRVGVGTPVYIVKQPIKVGWLNNKLYIEAHPDLDGVKMTFDQRHAVALKLIKKATQEETPAFDQQALNQALQTLDGDPVPILQKAVSQETAPIEFDNYTTPYQ; encoded by the coding sequence ATGAGATTTCTTGATCTAACTATTTTTCTGATGTTATGGCTTATTGCTACCAAAACGGCATCCGCGACAACCTACAATCTCCCTGAAAACCCGGATAATAATGTTATATCTCAATATCCGGATAATACCGTTTTTATAAGAGCCAAGCAGGACGAAACATTATTGGACATCGCCTTGCGATTTTCGCTGGGACAAATGGAAATCGTTCATCTGAATCAAAAAGTTGATCGTTGGCTGGTAAAAAAAGGCGAAGTTGTGCGTTTGGCTAACCGGCGAATTCTTCCTGATACGCCACATAAAGACATCGTCTTAAACCTGTCTGAATATCGTCTCTACTATTATCCAAACGCTCAACCAGATATGCCTGCTCAGGTTATGTCATATGCTACCGGAATAGGCAGACAGGATTGGAGAACACCGTTGGGCTATACCAGGGTCTCAAAAAAAGAGAGAAATCCCAGTTGGTATCCTCCTGAATCGATACGACGCGAACATGCCAGAAACGACGATCCATTGCCTCGAGTTGTACCTCCAGGCCCTCACAATCCGTTAGGTGCTTATGCCCTGCATTTGGCTTTACGCGGCTACCTGATACATGGCACCGATATCGACAAGATTTACGGTATCGGGATGCAAATTACGCACGGCTGTGTACGCATGTACCCGAATGATATTGAAGAGTTATATTATAGGGTAGGCGTCGGCACGCCGGTTTATATCGTCAAACAACCTATCAAAGTAGGATGGCTGAACAATAAGCTTTACATCGAAGCGCATCCTGATCTGGACGGTGTAAAAATGACTTTTGATCAACGTCATGCAGTCGCATTAAAATTAATCAAAAAAGCGACTCAAGAGGAAACACCTGCTTTCGATCAGCAAGCCCTTAACCAGGCCTTGCAAACGTTGGATGGAGATCCTGTACCCATTTTACAAAAGGCTGTTTCTCAAGAAACAGCTCCCATAGAATTCGACAACTACACCACACCTTATCAATAG
- a CDS encoding phospholipid-binding protein MlaC, translating into MKNQTKHYVILGFFTLLIILIPLTKGFSEDLQPPQQVIQSVSEQLKQKLQDKVFTRNFAQVTQFVNGVIDPHTDFNKIAPLVLGKHWKTATTDEQARFKHEFQILLVRTYSRAFVEYNNWSMTLLPLETSTEPTKTIVKTKVMQPGQQPIDVNYRMLLSKGEWKVYDIMIDGVSLVTNYRATFSDEIQTKGSLNAVIDALVKRNTEALAAKDS; encoded by the coding sequence ATGAAAAATCAAACTAAACACTACGTAATACTGGGTTTTTTTACACTATTAATTATTTTAATACCCCTAACCAAAGGTTTTTCGGAAGATTTGCAACCTCCACAACAAGTTATACAAAGTGTTTCGGAACAATTAAAACAAAAACTACAAGACAAAGTTTTTACCAGAAATTTTGCTCAAGTTACCCAATTTGTTAATGGCGTTATTGATCCACATACGGATTTTAACAAAATCGCACCATTAGTTCTAGGAAAGCACTGGAAAACAGCAACCACTGACGAGCAGGCGCGTTTTAAACATGAATTTCAAATATTATTGGTAAGAACCTATTCCAGGGCCTTTGTGGAGTACAACAATTGGTCAATGACTTTATTACCTCTTGAAACATCAACTGAACCCACAAAAACTATCGTAAAAACCAAGGTTATGCAACCCGGGCAACAACCTATTGATGTAAATTACCGAATGTTACTGAGTAAAGGTGAATGGAAAGTTTACGACATTATGATTGATGGTGTCAGTTTGGTAACTAACTACCGAGCTACCTTTAGCGACGAAATTCAAACTAAAGGCTCACTAAACGCTGTTATTGATGCGCTGGTTAAACGTAATACTGAGGCACTTGCAGCAAAAGACTCTTAA
- a CDS encoding Hsp20/alpha crystallin family protein yields MNTKEKDTTQKTEVMPRTPSENLLSFDEFDNFFDDFLSRRWPRLLDFNLPAGFDRGFPKIDILDHDNEIEVQAALPGVKKEDLDVTINNQTLTIRTSTKEEKKEEEKGKYFRREITRGEFQRTVSLPDNVDDNNAKAAFKDGILTITIPKTEKSKRKNIEIK; encoded by the coding sequence ATGAACACCAAAGAAAAAGATACCACTCAAAAAACTGAAGTAATGCCCCGTACACCTTCCGAGAACTTGCTTTCATTTGATGAATTCGATAATTTTTTTGATGATTTTCTATCGCGCAGATGGCCCCGCCTGTTAGATTTTAATTTGCCTGCCGGATTTGACAGAGGCTTTCCAAAAATTGATATTCTTGATCATGATAATGAAATAGAAGTTCAGGCAGCACTACCCGGCGTTAAAAAAGAAGATCTGGATGTAACCATAAATAATCAAACACTTACTATTAGAACCTCTACCAAAGAAGAAAAAAAGGAAGAGGAAAAAGGTAAATATTTTCGCCGCGAGATAACGCGGGGTGAATTTCAACGCACGGTCTCCTTACCTGATAATGTTGATGATAACAATGCAAAAGCCGCCTTTAAAGACGGTATATTGACTATTACTATTCCCAAAACAGAAAAAAGCAAACGAAAAAATATTGAGATTAAATAA
- the waaC gene encoding lipopolysaccharide heptosyltransferase I yields MKIAIVKLSALGDIVHAMVALQFIKACLPAIQIDWIVEERFADVLKNNPDIDHILTVNLKSLKTNKAGVFQEIKKVRNFARNHYDVVIDAQGLIKSAVIAKLLGKHLAGFDADSIREKAASWFYNVKLACAYDTNAIVRNAFALSSPLGVNITEAQIHNKKPFLFFSNEDPQIYNFLQKDRQNIVLIIGSSWDSKNYPAEKFVKIAVALQQNCLVVWGSEEEKAKADWMSTQSDAIKVLPRLDLNSLKALISQADLLIGNDTGPTHMAWALNRPSITIFGPTPTRMAYQTDINKVVKSASLVNSYKLNRQDDSIKDIDENEIIELAKVLLN; encoded by the coding sequence TTGAAAATTGCCATTGTTAAGCTTTCTGCACTGGGTGACATTGTGCATGCGATGGTTGCGTTACAGTTTATTAAAGCGTGTTTGCCAGCCATTCAAATTGACTGGATAGTGGAAGAGCGTTTTGCTGACGTTTTAAAAAACAATCCCGATATAGATCATATTTTAACGGTCAATTTAAAATCTTTAAAAACCAATAAAGCCGGTGTTTTTCAGGAGATAAAAAAAGTTCGCAACTTTGCACGCAATCACTATGATGTGGTTATTGATGCGCAAGGGCTTATTAAATCAGCGGTTATTGCAAAACTGCTTGGTAAACACCTCGCCGGTTTCGATGCCGATTCAATCAGGGAAAAAGCGGCTTCCTGGTTTTATAATGTCAAATTAGCTTGCGCTTACGATACTAACGCGATCGTTAGAAATGCCTTTGCCTTATCCAGTCCTTTAGGTGTCAATATCACCGAGGCGCAAATCCATAACAAAAAACCGTTTTTATTTTTTAGCAATGAAGATCCGCAAATTTATAATTTTTTGCAAAAAGATCGACAAAACATTGTGTTAATTATCGGCTCAAGTTGGGATAGTAAAAATTATCCGGCGGAAAAATTTGTAAAAATAGCGGTAGCCTTGCAGCAAAATTGTCTGGTGGTGTGGGGCAGTGAGGAAGAGAAAGCTAAAGCAGATTGGATGTCTACACAATCTGACGCTATTAAAGTGCTGCCCAGGCTGGATTTGAATAGTTTAAAAGCGTTGATTAGCCAGGCAGATTTATTGATTGGTAACGATACCGGACCTACCCACATGGCATGGGCTTTAAACCGACCATCGATTACTATTTTTGGCCCCACACCGACCAGAATGGCTTATCAAACCGACATCAATAAAGTCGTTAAATCTGCTTCCCTTGTCAATTCATACAAGCTGAACAGACAGGATGATTCGATCAAGGATATTGATGAAAACGAGATTATTGAACTGGCAAAAGTCTTGTTGAACTGA
- the hemW gene encoding radical SAM family heme chaperone HemW — protein MPPLSLYIHIPWCIKKCPYCDFNSHAIKGDTPEAAYIDALLNDLSKDLRLYNITHPISSIFIGGGTPSLFSPESINRLLRGIEQQVALKTDIEITLEANPGTFESHKFAEFRALGINRLSIGIQSFNDKLLKKLGRVHSAHEAIIATEIAHQAGFENFNLDLMFGLPDSSPDDSKTDIATAIGLKPTHISFYQLTLEPNTYFHKFPPQLPNDELIFSMQKHCQKLLADQGYQQYEVSAYSQLGLQCRHNVNYWQFGDYLGIGAGAHGKITQTLPQQIIRSFKPKSPEQYLSDTHKLGGSEVISVAELPLEFIMNHLRLKQGFTLDTYQATTGLDITTLEPALSACLKQELLIHENNHYYCSEQGWNFMDNILEKFMP, from the coding sequence TTGCCGCCACTGAGTCTATATATTCATATCCCCTGGTGCATTAAAAAATGCCCTTATTGCGACTTTAATTCACATGCGATTAAAGGTGATACTCCCGAAGCGGCCTATATTGACGCGCTGCTGAATGATTTATCCAAAGACTTACGGCTCTACAATATCACTCACCCTATCAGCAGCATTTTTATTGGTGGCGGAACACCCAGTCTGTTTTCTCCTGAGTCTATCAATCGCTTGTTACGCGGAATAGAACAACAGGTTGCGTTAAAAACAGATATTGAGATTACCCTTGAAGCCAATCCTGGTACTTTTGAAAGCCATAAATTTGCCGAATTCAGAGCCTTGGGAATTAACCGCTTATCTATCGGCATACAAAGTTTTAACGATAAACTGTTAAAAAAACTGGGACGAGTGCACTCGGCGCACGAAGCCATTATTGCCACTGAAATCGCGCATCAGGCCGGCTTTGAAAATTTTAATCTGGATTTGATGTTTGGCCTGCCCGATTCCAGTCCTGATGACAGCAAAACCGATATAGCAACCGCCATCGGCCTGAAACCTACGCATATTTCTTTTTACCAATTAACGTTGGAACCCAATACTTATTTCCATAAATTTCCGCCGCAATTGCCCAATGATGAGCTTATTTTTAGCATGCAAAAGCACTGCCAAAAACTATTGGCTGATCAGGGTTATCAGCAGTATGAGGTTTCAGCCTATAGCCAACTGGGCTTACAGTGTCGGCATAATGTAAATTATTGGCAGTTTGGTGATTATTTAGGCATAGGTGCAGGCGCTCACGGTAAAATAACGCAAACTTTACCTCAACAAATTATCCGCAGCTTTAAACCCAAAAGTCCGGAACAATATTTAAGTGATACCCATAAACTGGGTGGCTCTGAAGTTATTTCTGTCGCTGAACTGCCACTGGAATTTATTATGAATCATTTGCGCCTGAAACAGGGCTTTACTCTGGACACTTATCAAGCAACAACCGGCCTTGATATAACAACACTGGAACCGGCGTTATCGGCTTGTCTGAAACAAGAATTGCTTATCCATGAAAATAATCATTATTATTGTTCAGAACAAGGCTGGAATTTTATGGACAACATTTTAGAAAAATTCATGCCTTGA